Within Streptomyces sp. NBC_00704, the genomic segment CGCCGGTCTCGGCATCTCCGGCATCAACGCCGAGGTCATGCCCGGCCAGTGGGAGTTCCAGGTCGGTCCGCTGGCCCCGCTGGAGGTCTCCGACCAGCTGTGGGTGGCCCGCTGGCTGCTCTACCGCACCGCCGAGGACTTCGGCGTCGCCGCGACCCTCGACCCGAAGCCGGTCAAGGGCGACTGGAACGGCGCCGGCGCGCACACCAACTTCTCCACCAAGGCGATGCGCGAGGGCTACGACGCGATCATCACCGCGTGCGAGTCGCTCGGCGAGGGCTCCAAGCCGCTCGACCACGTCAAGAACTACGGCGCCGGCATCGACGACCGTCTGACCGGTCTGCACGAGACCGCCCCGTGGAACGAGTACTCCTACGGCGTCTCCGACCGCGGCGCCTCGGTGCGCATCCCGTGGCAGGTCGAGAAGGACGGCAAGGGCTACATCGAGGACCGCCGCCCGAACGCCAACGTCGACCCGTACCTGGTGACCCGGCTGATCGTGGACACCTGCTGCTCCGCGCTGGAGAAGGCCGCCCAGGTCTGATCCCCGCACGTGTCACGAGGGGCGCCCGCCGACTGTCCGGCGGGCGCCCCTCGCCGTCGCTCCGGGGCCGGCGCCGCGCCGGGGGCGCGTCCACGCTGTGAGAGGAGGCTCCTGCGACGGGCGGGCGTCTGCTTCAATGGGGGCATGGTCGGCTTCCAGAAGAACACCGCGACGGGTCGCCTCGACCTCGAGCCGTTCTGGCCCTCCCGTCAGCACCACGACTTCGACCGGGTGTGTTGCCGCGCGACGAACGCGCGGGCCCTCTAAAGCCGTACACCCGGCCTTCGGCCAGCGCGCACGACGTACGTCCTCGACGAGCCCGATCACGCATCGCGGCCGTCGTCCTCCCCGACGAACTCCTCGCGCGAAAGAGCTGACGTCTCATGGCGACCACCCGTACCCTCTCCTCCGCTCCCGCCCTCCCCGCCGCCGCCCCGGCCGGCGCCGCCCGTCACCGGCTGCGCGCCGTCGACCGGGACGAGGTGGTCGACGTCGCGGACTTCCTGCCGCCCGGCGCGACCTGGCTGCCCGCCCCCCAGCACACCCTGCCCGCCCTGCCGGGCCGGCCGCCGATGGTCGGCTACCTGGTGCTCGTGCCCGCCGACCGGCAGCCGCCGTTCCTGCCCGTGGCAGTGCCGGAGCGGCCCGCGGCCGACGAGGCCGGGCCCGACGGACACCCGCTCGTGCGGATCGACACCGTGCAGCGCACCGCCGAGGTGGACGGGCGCCGACTCGACCTCACCTACCTGGAGTTCGAACTGCTCGCGCACCTCGTGGCGCACCCGAACCGGGTGCACACCCGCGACCAGCTCGTCACCACCGTGTGGGGCTACGGCCACGTCGGCGACGGCCGCACGGTCGACGTCCACATCGCCCGGCTGCGCCGCAAGCTGGGCGCCCAGCACCGTCAGTCCATCCAGACGGTGCGCCGCGTCGGCTACAAGTACACCCCGCCGGTCACCCGCTGACCCGCCCCCTCTGCCGACGGCAGAGGGCGGTTGGCTTCCGGGCGCGCACCGGGCACAGTCACCGGCATGAGACTTCTGGTGCTGGGCGGAACGGAGTTCGCGGGACGGGCCGTCGTGGAGGCGGCCCTCGCACGCGGCTGGGACGTGACGGTCCTCAACCGGGGACGGCAGGCCGCCGCCCCCGGCGTCCGGTCGCTGACCGGCGACCGGACCGCGCCCGGCGGCCTGGCCGCGCTCGACGCCCCCGGCGAAGGCGACTGGGACGCCGTCGTCGACACGTGGTCGGCGGCCCCGCGCGCGGTGCACGAGGCGGCGCGGCTGCTGCGCGGCCGCGCCCGCCGGTACGTATACGTCTCCAGCTGCTCGGTGTACGCGTGGGCCCCACCCGCCGGGTACACCGAGGACGCGCCGGTCGTCGAGGGCGCCGCGCCCGACGCCGGGCAGAGCGACTACGCGCGGGACAAGCGCGGCGGCGAACTGGCCGCCCTCGACGGATTCGGCGAGCGCGACAGCGTCCTCGTACGGGCCGGGCTGCTCCTCGGTCCGTACGAGAACGTGGGCCGGCTGCCCTGGTGGCTGACCCGGATCGCCCGCGGCGGCCCGGTCCTCGCGCCCGGCCCGCACGACCTGCCCCTGCAGTACGTCGACGTCCGCGACCTCGCCGGGTGGATCCTGGGCGCGGTCGAGCAGGAGCTGAGCGGGCCGTACAACCTGATGAGCCCGCAGGGCCACACGACGATGGGCGGGCTGCTGGAGGCGTGCGTGCGGGCCACCGGCTCGGACGCCGAACTGCGCTGGACGGCGCCGCGGACCGTGCTCGACGCGGGCATCGAGCCGTGGACCGAGCTGCCCGTGTGGGTGCCGCCGGGCACCGACCTGCACGACGCCCTGCACGCGGCCGACGTCTCGCGGGCGGTCGCCGCGGGGCTCGTCTGCCGTCCGGTCGGGGAGACCGTCGCCGACACCTGGAGCTGGCTGGCGTCGATCGGCGGCGTCGCGCCCCAGCGTCCCGACCGGCCCCGCAGGACGCTGGACCCGGAGGTCGAGGCGAAGGTCCTCGCGGCGGGCGGCGGCGCGGGCACGGGGGGTGTATCTGGCACCACCTCCTGAGCGGGGACCTCGGCCCCGTGACCGCCGCTCGGCGGTCCGCGAGACTGACGCCATGAACGCCAACACGCAAAGCGGCAGCATGGGCACGCAGGCCCGGGCGGCGGCGCTCGCCTCCGGCCGGTCCCTCCTCCTGGCCCTGGTCTGCCTGCCCGAGGCCATCCTGTGCTACACGGTCGCCGTCGTCTCGATCGCGCTCGTCCCGGTCGTGGGGGTCGGGCTGGTCACGACGCCGTGGGCGCTCACCTGGGTGCGGTCCTTCGCCGACCGGCGCCGGGCCCTCGCGGAGAAGTGGTGCGGCATACGCATCCCGTCCGCCTACCGGCCGGTGCCGCGGGACGCGAAGCCGTGGGTGCGCGCGTCCGCGATGCTCCGGGACCCGGCGACCTGGCGTGATCTGCGGTGGCTGCTGGTCGACATGACGGCCGGATACTTCACCGCGCTGCTGCCGGCCGCGCTGGCCCTCTACGCGGTGGAGGGCTTCGCGCTGGCGGCGGGGATGTGGCGGGTGTACCGCAACGCGACCGGCGACACCTACTGGTACGGCTTCGTGCCGGTCACCGACCAGGCGTCGGCCTTCGGCGCGGCGGCCCTGGCCTGCGTGCTCCTGGCGCTCGCCTACTTCCACACCCCGCGCCTGCTGACGAACCACTTCCGCCTCACCCGGTCCTTGCTCGCCCCCAGCCAGGCCGAACTGACCGAGCGCGTAAGGGTGTTGACCGAGACCCGGCGGGACGCCGTGGACTCCTCCGCCGCCGAGCTGCGTCGCATCGAGCGGGATCTGCACGACGGCGCCCAGGCCCGGCTGGTGGCGATGGGCATGGATCTCGGAACCGTCGAGATGCTCGTCGACAAGAACCCCGAGAAGGCCAAGGAACTCCTCGCGCAGGCCCGCCGGTCGTCCGCCGAGGCGCTCGGCGAACTGCGCGACCTGGTGCGCGGCATCCATCCGCCGGTGCTGGCCGAGCGCGGACTGGGCGACGCGGTGCGGGCGCTGGCGCTGCGGCTGCCCATCGCGACGGAGGTCGAGGTGGAGCTGCCGGGCCGGGCGCAGGCGCCGGTGGAGTCGGCCGCCTACTTCGCGGTGAGCGAGGCGCTCACCAACGCCGTCAAGCACTCCGGCGCCGACCGGATCTGGGTGGACCTGCGGCACTCGGACGGCAGTCTGCGGATCTCGGTCACCGACAACGGCAGGGGCGGCGCGGTGATCGGGGCGGGCTCGGGCCTGACCGGACTCGAACGGCGGCTCGGTACATTCGACGGTGTCCTGGCCGTCGGCTCGCCCGCCGGCGGTCCCACCATGGTGACCATGGAGATCCCTTGCGTGTTGTCCTAGCCGAAGACCTCTTCCTGTTGCGGGACGGTCTCGTCCGGCTGCTGGAGGCCTACGACTTCGAGATCGCCGCCGCCGTCGAGTCCGGGCCCGAACTGGAGCGGGCCCTCGCCGAACTGGAGCCGGACGTCGCCGTCGTCGACGTCCGGCTCCCGCCCACGCACACGGACGAGGGGCTTCAGTGCGCGCTGGAGGCCCGCCGCAGGCGGCCGGGGCTTCCGGTGCTCGTGCTCTCCCAGCACGTCGAGCAGCTGTACGCGCGCGAGCTGCTCGCCGACGGCAGCGGCGGGGTCGGCTACCTGCTGAAGGACCGGGTCTTCGACGCGGAGCAGTTCGTGGACGCGGTGCGGCGGGTCGCCGCGGGCGGCACGGCGATGGACCCGCAGGTGATCCAGCAGTTGCTGGCGCGGCGGGCCAACGACGGCCGCGGGCCGGTGGACCGGCTCACCCCGCGCGAACGGGAGGTGCTGGAGCTGATGGCGCAGGGCAGGTCGAACGGGGCGATCGCGGGCAGCCTGGTGGTCACCGAGCGGGCCGTCGCCAAACACACCGCGAACATTTTCGTGAAGCTGGGCCTGGAGGTCTCGGACGACGACAACCGCAGGGTGCTGGCGGTTCTGGCCTATCTGGACCGAGGTCTGTGAGTGATCAACTGCAGCTCGCTGTGAGGGGTTTGCGGAGGTTTTGTCGCAGCGGGCTCTCATGAATTTCTGAGCGGGCTGAACACCTGTGGGGCGTGATGCGTAAGGGAGGAAGCAGCTTCAGCTTCACTCCTGTCGGGCGCCTCGATGCTGCCCCGCAAGGAAGTCAGAGGAGTTCCATGGGACGCAACACACGTAAACGCCGTTCGTCGATGGCCACGAAGGCCGTGGCAGCATCGGCGGCCCTAGCGCTCGGTGGGGGCGGGCTGATCTGGGCGAACTTCTACGCTTCGGCGCACGAGTCGAACAGCTCGGGCCAGAACGAGACCAAGGCCGCCAACGCGGCCGTGCAGGTCGCCACCATCTCCTGCCCGGACGTGGGGCAGAAGCTGACGAGCGTGCCCAACGGGGCCAAGCAGGGCGTCGCGAGCGAGCTGGCCAACCTCGACAAGCAGATCACCGAGGCCTACGCCCGGCTCGCCTCCACCCGCCAGGCCCAGGCCGGTGACCCCGGCTTCGTGCAGAACGCGATCGTCGGCCCCCTCAAGGAGAAGCGGGGCGCGACGATCGACCGGATCCGCATCAACATCCAGCGTTCGGGCGGCCAGTTCGACAACTCGCTGAGCCAGCTCGCGGCCTGCACCACGCAGGCGGCGAACAACGCGAACGCCGGTCAGCAGAACGGCGGCCAGCAGAACGGCGGCCAGCAGCAGGGCGGCCAGCAGAACAACGGCGGTCAGCAGAACGGCGGCCAGAACAACGGCGGCCAGAACAACGGCGGCCAGCAGAACGGCGGCCAGAACAACGGCGGCCAGCAGCAGGGCGGCAACGGCGGGCAGGGCGGCAACGGTCCCGTCGCCTCGGACTTCGTCGACATCACGAAGGTCCAGGCGAACGTCAAGGCCAAGCCCCGCAAGAACAACCGTGCCTCGAACGGCACGTTCACCGCCTCCTGCGGCGTGAACGCGAACAAGAACTTCAACACCGACAACGTGATCGTGGCGCCGGGCGTGACCAACGGCGCGCACCACACGCACGACTACGTCGGCAACCAGAAGATCAACGCGTTCTCCAGCAACAACACGTTCCTTCAGGGCGGCACCAGCTGCTCGAACAAGAGCGACCTGTCGTCCTACTACTGGCCGGTGCTGCGTCTGCAGAACGGCACCCAGGAGTTCGACCAGAACCGGGACGGCGGTGGCAAGGAAGGCAACGTCGGCAAGATCCTGACCGCCAAGCAGGCGGAGATCAAGTACGTCGGCAGCCCGAAGAGCAAGGTCGTCGCGATGCCGCAGTTCCTGCGGATCATCACCGGTGACGCCAAGACCACCACCAACGGCCTGGCGAACGCCAACGCGCACTGGAGCTGCACCGGCTTCGAGAACAAGGTGCAGCTGACCGAGCAGTACCCGATCTGCCCCAAGGGCAGCAGCGTGGTCCGCTCGTTCGCCTTCCAGAGCTGCTGGGACGGCAAGAACGCCGACAGCGCCAACCACCGTTCGCACGTGGCCTTCGCCGACGCCAACGGCAACTGCCAGAACGGCTTCAAGGCGATCCCGCAGCTGACGATGCGCCTCGTCTACGACGTTCCCGCGCCGGTCATCCAGAACGGACAGGTGAAGAACGCCTACGCGGTCGACGGCTTCCCGGAGCAGCTCCACAAGCCGTCCACCGACCACGACGACTTCATCAGCATCACCAAGAACAACCTGGCGAACAAGATCGCCAGCTGCATCAACCGCGGCCAGCGCTGCCAGTGACACGCTGACGCGGTGACCGCACAAAAGAGCCGGCGGTGGGAGATCCCACCGCCGGCTCTTCGCCGTCCGCACCGGGGGCGGGCGGACGGTCAGTGACCCGAGTGCGCGGAGTGGTCGGTCCCCTGCTCGATGTCCCCGCCGAGCGTGGTGCGCAGCGCGGCGACCGTGGAGTCCTCGCCGACGGCCACCCACTTGCGGCCGACGAGGTAGTGGCCGCCGTAATCCTTGGCCGTGTTGATCCACTCGCGCAGTCCGCGGTCGGTGGCGAACGTGGCGAGGATGAACCGGCCGTCGCGGTTCTTGCAGATCGCCTGGCGGATCTCGTCCGCGTCGGTCTGCATGTCGGGGGTGCACTTCACCTCGGCGGCCAGCTGCTCCAGGCTGCCGGTCGCCACCTGGGGGATGGACGCCTGCGCCTTCCCGGAGCCGCCGGAAGAGCATCCCGCCAGCAGCAGCGCCGCAGCGGCGGCCGCCGTCGCGAGCATCGGTCGGGTCATCTTCATCTGTTCCTCCAAGCGAGAGCCTCGCCCTGGATACGGCTCCCGCGCGCGGTGCGCTCAAAATACCGGTGCCGGGCGTGGGACACGCGTGCGAAGGTGATCCGGTGAACCATGACTGGGAAGACCGCGTGAGCGCCGCCTGGGCCTCTTTCGACGACTACCCGGAGGCGAGGGCGGCGGACTTCCGGGCGCTGATCGACGCGCTCGTCGCCGAACTGCCCGGCGACAGCCCGCTGGGACTGTTCGAGCGGGCCTGCGCCTGGGACTCCACCGGCCACTCGGACCGGGCGGCCCCGCTCTACCGCGAGGCGCTCGCCCGCGGCCTGAGCGACGTCAGCGGCTACAAGGGCAGACGCGCCAAGATCCAGCTCTCCAGCTCGCTGCGCAACATCGGCCGCGCCCAGGAGGGCGTCGAGCTGCTGACCCCCGAACTGACGGCGCCCTCCGACGAACTGGACGACGCCGTGCGCGCCACGCTGGCCCTGTGCCTGTCGAGCCTCGGCCGGGACCGCGAGGGCCTGTCCCTGGTGCTCGGCGCCCTGGCCCCTCATCTGCCGCGCTACCAGCGCTCGATGGCCCACTACGCCCGCGCGCTCGTCACCGACTGACCGCCGGCACGACGCGTCGTCGACCCGCCCGGACGGCCCGCCGCCGCCCCGCCGGCCCGGCGGCCGGGCAACCGCGGGGCGGGCGGCGGGCCCGTCCGGGCGGTGACCTATCGCGCGTCTCGCTCGTTCTGGTGGGCGTGCAGCCACAGGATGTCGCCCCACGCCCCGCAGCCCGATCCGCAGCCGACCGGACCGTCGACGCCGAGCAGGCCGAAGCCGCGCTCGTCGAGCACTACCCGCGTCTGGTCCGGCTCGCCTATCTCGTGCTGCCGCCCGGCCTCGGCCGCGGCCGGCGCGTCCTGACCGCGCACGCCCTCGTCCAGCGCGCCCTGCCGCGCGGCCGGGCGTCCGCTCCCGTCATCCCGGCCCAGTCCACCGGCCGTGACGGCGACCCCGGGTACGCCTACGTCCGTCTCCAGGTGGTCCGTTCGGCGCTGGAGGCGGGACGCCCGCTGACGCTGCGCTCCCGGCCCCGGCGGGCGCAGCTGCCGCCGCTGTTCCCCCAGGTGTGGGGGCTGCGCCTGTTCCCCCGATCCGGGGGCGCCGACGAACTCGCCCTCGACCAGCGGCTCGCCGCGCTGTCGGGCCCGGCGCGGGCCGCCTACGTCCTGCGCGGTCTGGAGCGGCTTCCCGACGGCGATGTGCGCGAGGCGCTGACCGGGGCCGGCGTCGAGAAGGCGGAGGCGGCCCTGCGGGAGGCCGCGGGGGTGCCGGCGGCGCAGTACGCGCTGCTCGCCGAGTCCGGCGAGTTCGACCCGTGCGTCCTCCAGGCCCGGCCCACCGATCTGATGCGCCGCCGCCGGCACACCAGGGCCGCGCTCGCCGCGGCGGCCGCGCTCGCGGTGTGCGGCGCGCTGGTGGCGCTGCCCGGCGACGGCTGGGGGCCGGACGGCGCGGCCGCTCCGGCGTACGCGCGCAACCCGGCCGCCGAGGCCGCCCTCGACCCCGGACGGCTGGTGCGGATCTCCCCGGCCGTCTGGAAGACCTCCGCCCGCACCGACTTCTCGGTGTGGCCCGCGCGCGGCGCGCTGGTCCGCGACACCGCGCTGCTGCGCCGCGCGCTCGCCGTCTGGGCCCGCCCCGGGGAGACCGTCCAGGTCTCCGCGACTCCCGAGACGCCCACCGGGGGCCCGGCCGGTCCGCCGCAGCTGCTCTACGCCGGCGAGGTCGCCAACGCGCGCGTGGTGATCCTCTACGACGGGCTGCGCATCGCCCGCTACGCGGAGCCCGCGGACGGCACGGCGGGCGCGGCCCTGGACTTCGCGCGGGTCGACGGCGCGAGCGGCGCCGAGGCGGCCGCGCTGGTGCTCGACCGGGCCGACGGCAACGTCCGCTATCTCACGGCCCCGTGGGTGACCGGGGCCGCCGAGCGGGACCTGTCGAAGCCGGGCGCCGGGACGATGGACCTGACGCTGACCGACGGGATCACCTCGCCGCTGGCCAGTCCGGTCACCCGGACCACCGCGTGCACGACGTGGAACGTGCTCCAGCTGACGGACGCGTCCGGCAGTCATCTGCTCAGCGACCTCGGCGAGCTGGTGCCCGCCCGGATCACCGCGGGGCGGCCGACCGGGGCCGCGGACGCGAGCGGCGCGCAGGCGCTGCGGACGTGGGCGCCGTTCGCGTGTTCGCTGGCCGACGCGCGCGGGCAGGGCGTGCGGACGGTCAACGCCTGGGGTTACGCGCGCCAGCCGCTGCCCGACGGAAGCGGTTCGGCGTCCTGGGTGTGCACCAGGGCCGAGACGTGGCGGGGCGACGGCAACCGGGTGCTGGCGCAGTTCCACACGCCGGGCGGGCTGTTCGGGGCGGCCGTGGCGAAGGCCGGTGACGTGCCGGCGTGCGGTCCGCGCGATCCGCATGTGCTGGCCGGGGTGCTGTGGAAGTCCAAGGGCGGCCACTGGTACCTCCTGGCGGCCGGCGACAAGGACACGGCGTCCGTGCGCGCGACCGGCGGGGTGCGCGGCTCGGGGCGGGGGAACCTGCTGACGCTGGCGGCGAAGCAGGGCGCGCAGGCCGGTCTGGAAGGCGAGTCGAAGGACGGGCGGCCGATCAGCGGACTGCGCTGACGGCCCGCTCGCGCCCGTTCCGGGCGGGCGGCAAACCTGCCCCGGGGCGGCGGCCGTGCGCCGCGGTCCCGGGCGGGCGGCCCCTGCCTACCGGGTGATCGGCCGGCCGGCGGATCAGGGAGAACACCTGGAACGGTCCGGTCCGTTCGAGTCCGGATTCGATCGGTAAGGTGTTCGCATGACTACCGGGGTTCGTCGCAGAATGGGAGTCGAGGAGCGTCGGCAGCAGTTGATCGGCGTCGCCCTCGAACTGTTCGCCCAGCGTTCGCCGGACGAGGTCTCGATCGACGAGATAGCCGCCGCCGCGGGGATCTCGCGCCCCCTCGTCTACCACTACTTCCCCGGCAAACTCAGCTTGTACGAGGCCGCGTTGAAGCGGGCGTCGGAGGATCTGGCGAGCCGTTTCACCGAGCCGCACGAGGGGCCGCTGGGCGCCCGGCTGCTGCGCGTGATGCACCGGTTCTTCGACTTCGTCGACGCCCACGGGCCCGGTTTCTCCGCCCTGATGCGCGGCGGTCCGGCGGTCGGCTCGTCGACGACGAACGCGCTCGTCGACTCGGTGCGCCAGATCGCCTACGAGCAGATCCTGTCGCATCTGGGCGTCACCGATCCGCCGCCACGGCTGGAACTGGTCGTCCGCTCCTGGATCTCGCTCTCCGAATCGACCGCGCTGATCTGGCTGGACGGGCGGCGCATCCCGCGCGAGGAGCTGGAACGCCAGCTCGTGCACGACTTCGCCGCCCTGACCGCCGTCAGCGCGGCCTACGACGACGAGCTGCGCATCCTGCTGCGGCCGGTGCTGGGCGGCGAGCCCGCGGGCGGCCCCTTCGGCGACCTGGCCACCCGGCTGATCGCCCTCGCGTCCTGAGCGCTCAGGCCTCGAACTTGCGGTACGACGGGTCGAGGTCGCGCACCTCGGCGGACACGTGCAGGCTCACGCCGTCGGCCGGCGCGATGTGCTTGCGCAGCAGTTCCAGGGCGGATTCGGTGAGCCGGGCCTTCGTCTCGTCGGTCCGGCCGGCCAGCAGGGCGATCGTGAGATTGACGATCGCAGGACCTCCGTCGCCGTCCGCCGCGACGGCTCCGACGACGTCCGCCTCGGTGCGCAGGACCCGCGTCTTGCACGCCTCCAGCCTGGCGGCCGCCGTCTCCACGACGACGGGGTGCAGTTCCAGCGCGAACGCGCGCCAGTCGACGTGGTCGAGCCCGGAGGAGACTTCGACGGTGATCTGCGGCATGGGGGCTCCAGTTCTAGGGCGACCGGGCCCACTTTAGGACCTCACGACGGGGTCCGGTGCCCCGGCCTCGGGGCCGGCGCGACGGGCACTGCGGCCATGTGCGGATGTGCCGTCGACGCTCATCAGGTCGGCCTCGGACGCGCCGGTGGAGCAGGCCTGGTTCGAGGCCTGCTCCAGCACGGTGGTGCGGCTGTCTAGGGCGTCGTGCGGGTGAACACCGCCACGGTCCGGGCCGGAACGGTGAACGTGCCCGACCGCGCGGTGCAGGAGGCGGTGCGCACGGCCGGGTCCGCGCCGGACGCCTGCACCGGGTGCAGCCGGTAGCCGGTCCCGGCGAGCGCGGTCACGGTCTGCCGCTGTGCGTCGGGCGTCGCGTTGAACACGACGACCAGGTCGCCCAGCCGCATGGTGACGACGCCGGGGGTCTCGTCCTCGCCGGACAGCGGGAAGGAGAGCGCCGACTGCACCTGTGCGGCCGTTTCGAGGGAGAACGCCTTCTCCGTCGTCCGGATCCGCAGCAGGTCGCGGTAGGCGGCCGAGGCGGCGGTGATCTGCGGGCAGCCCACCCGGACGGTGTCCAGCAGGGGCCTGGCGTACGGCCACTTGGCGGCGTTGTCGGCGGCCGGGGGCAGTCCGCGGCCGAAGCCGTTGCCGTCGGCGCAGTTCCAGTGGATGGCGTTGAACCAGTCGCCGCTGTCGAAGGAGTTGCGGTCGAGGGACTTCGAGCGGAGCAGGTCGGTGCCGGCCTGTGACAGGGCCGGGCCCTGGGAGAGCGCGGCGGTGGCCAGGGCGAGGACCTGCATGCGGGAGCGGTCGTCGGCGGAGGCGCCGGCCGGGAGCTTGTAGGCCAGGGCGTCGAACAGCGACTCGTTGTCGTGGGCGTCGACGTAGGCGAGGGCGTCGCCGGGCGCCTTCGCGTAGCCGGCCGGGGCGCCGTTGTAGTCGACCTCGGCGCCGGTGACCTCCTTACCGTCGGTGTCGGTGAAGCGGTAGTCGGC encodes:
- the glnII gene encoding glutamine synthetase — protein: MTFKAEYIWIDGTQPTAKLRSKTKIIEGAPAGLDALPIWGFDGSSTNQAEGHASDRVLKPVFTCPDPVRGGDDILVLCEVLNIDMTPHESNTRAALAEVSERFAAQEPIFGIEQEYTFFQDGYPLGFPKGGFPAPQGGYYCGVGADEIFGREVVEAHLDNCLAAGLGISGINAEVMPGQWEFQVGPLAPLEVSDQLWVARWLLYRTAEDFGVAATLDPKPVKGDWNGAGAHTNFSTKAMREGYDAIITACESLGEGSKPLDHVKNYGAGIDDRLTGLHETAPWNEYSYGVSDRGASVRIPWQVEKDGKGYIEDRRPNANVDPYLVTRLIVDTCCSALEKAAQV
- a CDS encoding winged helix-turn-helix domain-containing protein — translated: MATTRTLSSAPALPAAAPAGAARHRLRAVDRDEVVDVADFLPPGATWLPAPQHTLPALPGRPPMVGYLVLVPADRQPPFLPVAVPERPAADEAGPDGHPLVRIDTVQRTAEVDGRRLDLTYLEFELLAHLVAHPNRVHTRDQLVTTVWGYGHVGDGRTVDVHIARLRRKLGAQHRQSIQTVRRVGYKYTPPVTR
- a CDS encoding NAD-dependent epimerase/dehydratase family protein, giving the protein MRLLVLGGTEFAGRAVVEAALARGWDVTVLNRGRQAAAPGVRSLTGDRTAPGGLAALDAPGEGDWDAVVDTWSAAPRAVHEAARLLRGRARRYVYVSSCSVYAWAPPAGYTEDAPVVEGAAPDAGQSDYARDKRGGELAALDGFGERDSVLVRAGLLLGPYENVGRLPWWLTRIARGGPVLAPGPHDLPLQYVDVRDLAGWILGAVEQELSGPYNLMSPQGHTTMGGLLEACVRATGSDAELRWTAPRTVLDAGIEPWTELPVWVPPGTDLHDALHAADVSRAVAAGLVCRPVGETVADTWSWLASIGGVAPQRPDRPRRTLDPEVEAKVLAAGGGAGTGGVSGTTS
- a CDS encoding sensor histidine kinase, which codes for MNANTQSGSMGTQARAAALASGRSLLLALVCLPEAILCYTVAVVSIALVPVVGVGLVTTPWALTWVRSFADRRRALAEKWCGIRIPSAYRPVPRDAKPWVRASAMLRDPATWRDLRWLLVDMTAGYFTALLPAALALYAVEGFALAAGMWRVYRNATGDTYWYGFVPVTDQASAFGAAALACVLLALAYFHTPRLLTNHFRLTRSLLAPSQAELTERVRVLTETRRDAVDSSAAELRRIERDLHDGAQARLVAMGMDLGTVEMLVDKNPEKAKELLAQARRSSAEALGELRDLVRGIHPPVLAERGLGDAVRALALRLPIATEVEVELPGRAQAPVESAAYFAVSEALTNAVKHSGADRIWVDLRHSDGSLRISVTDNGRGGAVIGAGSGLTGLERRLGTFDGVLAVGSPAGGPTMVTMEIPCVLS
- a CDS encoding response regulator transcription factor, whose product is MRVVLAEDLFLLRDGLVRLLEAYDFEIAAAVESGPELERALAELEPDVAVVDVRLPPTHTDEGLQCALEARRRRPGLPVLVLSQHVEQLYARELLADGSGGVGYLLKDRVFDAEQFVDAVRRVAAGGTAMDPQVIQQLLARRANDGRGPVDRLTPREREVLELMAQGRSNGAIAGSLVVTERAVAKHTANIFVKLGLEVSDDDNRRVLAVLAYLDRGL
- a CDS encoding DUF1996 domain-containing protein, encoding MGRNTRKRRSSMATKAVAASAALALGGGGLIWANFYASAHESNSSGQNETKAANAAVQVATISCPDVGQKLTSVPNGAKQGVASELANLDKQITEAYARLASTRQAQAGDPGFVQNAIVGPLKEKRGATIDRIRINIQRSGGQFDNSLSQLAACTTQAANNANAGQQNGGQQNGGQQQGGQQNNGGQQNGGQNNGGQNNGGQQNGGQNNGGQQQGGNGGQGGNGPVASDFVDITKVQANVKAKPRKNNRASNGTFTASCGVNANKNFNTDNVIVAPGVTNGAHHTHDYVGNQKINAFSSNNTFLQGGTSCSNKSDLSSYYWPVLRLQNGTQEFDQNRDGGGKEGNVGKILTAKQAEIKYVGSPKSKVVAMPQFLRIITGDAKTTTNGLANANAHWSCTGFENKVQLTEQYPICPKGSSVVRSFAFQSCWDGKNADSANHRSHVAFADANGNCQNGFKAIPQLTMRLVYDVPAPVIQNGQVKNAYAVDGFPEQLHKPSTDHDDFISITKNNLANKIASCINRGQRCQ
- a CDS encoding tetratricopeptide repeat protein, which gives rise to MNHDWEDRVSAAWASFDDYPEARAADFRALIDALVAELPGDSPLGLFERACAWDSTGHSDRAAPLYREALARGLSDVSGYKGRRAKIQLSSSLRNIGRAQEGVELLTPELTAPSDELDDAVRATLALCLSSLGRDREGLSLVLGALAPHLPRYQRSMAHYARALVTD
- a CDS encoding TetR/AcrR family transcriptional regulator: MTTGVRRRMGVEERRQQLIGVALELFAQRSPDEVSIDEIAAAAGISRPLVYHYFPGKLSLYEAALKRASEDLASRFTEPHEGPLGARLLRVMHRFFDFVDAHGPGFSALMRGGPAVGSSTTNALVDSVRQIAYEQILSHLGVTDPPPRLELVVRSWISLSESTALIWLDGRRIPREELERQLVHDFAALTAVSAAYDDELRILLRPVLGGEPAGGPFGDLATRLIALAS
- a CDS encoding 5-carboxymethyl-2-hydroxymuconate Delta-isomerase, producing MPQITVEVSSGLDHVDWRAFALELHPVVVETAAARLEACKTRVLRTEADVVGAVAADGDGGPAIVNLTIALLAGRTDETKARLTESALELLRKHIAPADGVSLHVSAEVRDLDPSYRKFEA